In Anticarsia gemmatalis isolate Benzon Research Colony breed Stoneville strain chromosome 4, ilAntGemm2 primary, whole genome shotgun sequence, one DNA window encodes the following:
- the LOC142972266 gene encoding syntaxin-7-like has protein sequence MESTNLEQLTPDYDNGETYHDFEYLLHNIRTNTKKISKNVSAMYNMVKQLQTPQDTQELRNQLRQVQTYTQMLVKDTSSLMIELRNIEGQTSLEEYNKQLLNYEYITALKSFQTTQKLAAKKSKEEVRKQRANNAMYDDQGTKDLLVLDEGNVLKQEQLTIETERDLIELEERERNVRLLENDILEVNEIFKDLGLVVHEQGEVVDSIEASVDRTTVNIDNGLSDLRDAVREKNKLRKKETYFCFAVIIVVSIIIIMIFTR, from the coding sequence ATGGAGTCTACAAATCTGGAGCAGTTAACTCCCGATTACGACAATGGCGAAACTTATCACGATTTTGAGTATCTTTTACACAATATACGTACCAACACCAAGAAAATATCCAAAAATGTGTCTGCTATGTACAACATGGTGAAGCAGTTGCAAACACCTCAAGACACGCAAGAACTTCGAAACCAGCTGCGTCAAGTTCAGACCTACACTCAAATGCTGGTAAAAGATACATCATCACTCATGATAGAGCTCAGGAACATTGAAGGGCAAACCTCtttagaagaatataataaGCAGCTTCTGAATTACGAATACATTACCGCTCTGAAGTCATTTCAGACAACACAAAAACTGGCTGCTAAGAAAAGTAAAGAAGAAGTGAGAAAACAAAGGGCCAATAACGCGATGTACGATGATCAGGGTACTAAAGACCTTTTAGTACTAGATGAAGGGAATGTTCTTAAGCAAGAACAGCTGACTATCGAAACGGAGCGAGATTTGATTGAACTGGAAGAGAGAGAACGTAATGTTAGACTGTTGGAAAACGATATTTTAGAAGTAAACGAGATATTCAAAGATTTAGGTCTAGTAGTTCATGAACAAGGAGAGGTGGTGGATTCTATTGAAGCGAGTGTAGATCGTACTACGGTAAATATTGACAACGGTCTTTCAGACCTAAGGGATGCGGTCCGTGAGAAAAATAAGCTGAGGAAGAAGGAGACATATTTCTGCTTCGCTGTGATCATTGTTGTatcaatcattataattatgatatttactcgttga